In one Echinicola marina genomic region, the following are encoded:
- a CDS encoding RNA polymerase sigma-70 factor, whose product MKFEVQIEQVFRKYYPRLCAYAYNYVQDEDEVEDIVQDVFKVYLEKQGELSEDRNAIKAFLYASVRNSCLNLIRHQKVKVKHREEVFSNFKEGVDGMENIIHAEVLGKLHKAISQLPKGCALVIRMGYLEGLKNPQIAEVLNISVNTVKTQKQRGLMILREKLDTSTLMLLLVLIQNKTW is encoded by the coding sequence ATGAAGTTTGAGGTTCAGATAGAGCAAGTATTCAGAAAATACTATCCTCGCTTGTGCGCATATGCCTATAATTATGTGCAAGATGAGGATGAGGTTGAAGATATTGTTCAGGATGTATTTAAAGTTTATTTGGAAAAACAAGGTGAGCTTTCAGAAGACAGGAATGCTATCAAGGCTTTTCTGTATGCTTCCGTAAGAAATAGCTGCTTGAATCTAATTCGGCATCAAAAGGTAAAAGTCAAACACAGGGAAGAGGTCTTTTCAAACTTTAAGGAAGGTGTGGATGGTATGGAAAATATTATACATGCTGAAGTTCTGGGTAAACTTCATAAGGCCATCAGCCAATTGCCTAAAGGTTGTGCTTTGGTGATCAGAATGGGGTATTTGGAAGGTTTGAAAAATCCCCAAATTGCTGAAGTGCTTAATATCAGTGTCAATACTGTGAAAACCCAGAAACAACGTGGATTGATGATTTTAAGGGAGAAATTGGATACTTCTACTTTAATGTTGTTATTGGTTTTGATACAAAATAAAACTTGGTAA
- a CDS encoding FecR family protein, giving the protein MNKELFELADLIAKFLQEKTSEEEESKMFSLLRKEEYKDLLQHYKGGEKIQEKLDFMDRLNIEEAWRKVSESKGSNFIDRLFKFKYAAVLLFGLFFLGYWFYIGNEPSREDRDSNNRLVIDSKDHVSLTLSSGKKISLSAETVRITDGEEVLIVANNQQIIYKELVNDSKKRLKQHIAVPAGKTIKVKFSDGTNAWLNAQSSVSFLANFDEQQRKVSLKGEGFFEVQHEASRPFIVDTEQSSVKVLGTKFNVKSFKGKATTVLLEGKVELSQNQEKVILKPGEGAEADGFKLKKEAVDVAGAVAWKNGLFLFEKAALSEVLDEISRWYGVRLNGNVDELNDRKFSGKIKRNTSLDEMLLIINDVSGVSLSYENDMIKVNQ; this is encoded by the coding sequence ATGAACAAAGAGCTATTTGAGCTAGCGGACCTTATTGCAAAATTTCTTCAGGAAAAGACAAGCGAAGAAGAGGAAAGCAAAATGTTTTCCTTACTCAGAAAAGAGGAATACAAAGATTTACTACAGCATTACAAAGGAGGAGAGAAAATCCAGGAGAAATTGGATTTTATGGATAGGCTAAACATAGAAGAGGCCTGGCGTAAAGTCAGTGAAAGCAAAGGTAGTAATTTTATAGACAGGCTATTCAAGTTCAAATATGCTGCTGTCTTATTATTTGGATTGTTTTTCCTTGGGTATTGGTTCTATATTGGAAATGAGCCATCTAGAGAGGATAGGGACTCAAATAATAGATTGGTAATTGATTCCAAAGATCATGTTTCATTGACCCTTTCTTCTGGGAAAAAGATTTCCTTATCTGCTGAGACTGTTCGTATAACGGATGGCGAGGAAGTATTGATAGTGGCCAATAATCAACAAATCATCTATAAGGAATTGGTCAATGATTCCAAGAAAAGGCTAAAACAGCATATAGCAGTACCTGCTGGCAAGACTATAAAAGTCAAGTTTTCAGATGGAACGAATGCTTGGTTAAATGCACAGAGTTCCGTTTCTTTCTTGGCCAATTTTGATGAACAACAGCGTAAGGTGTCCCTAAAGGGCGAAGGATTTTTTGAGGTTCAACATGAGGCATCTAGACCGTTTATCGTGGATACAGAGCAAAGTTCAGTAAAAGTCCTAGGTACCAAGTTCAATGTGAAATCTTTTAAAGGAAAGGCCACTACAGTTTTATTAGAAGGAAAAGTTGAACTTTCTCAAAACCAGGAAAAAGTCATTTTGAAACCAGGAGAAGGTGCAGAAGCAGATGGTTTTAAATTAAAAAAAGAGGCAGTGGATGTAGCCGGAGCTGTGGCATGGAAGAATGGCTTGTTTCTTTTTGAAAAAGCAGCACTTTCGGAAGTATTGGATGAAATCAGCAGGTGGTATGGCGTGAGACTAAACGGGAATGTAGATGAATTAAACGACAGAAAGTTCTCTGGTAAAATAAAGCGAAATACTTCACTGGATGAAATGTTGTTAATTATCAATGATGTAAGTGGTGTCTCGCTTAGCTATGAAAATGATATGATAAAAGTAAATCAATAA
- a CDS encoding TonB-dependent receptor — protein sequence MQLLYDNLFPMFRGSGSGVPKLLKIMKLLMILMLAFQVGVYASTEAQQITLSAKNKSLKEIFNEVTEQSGYAFFYSESDLNESGKVSFSIKNADLEDFLKELLTSKGLDYRLRGETITIVKAENTLVQQSEERTIRGVVKDAKGITIPGANVMEVGTTNGVATDIDGSFSINLITSNPKIRVSFVGYEVTEVAIKEEEFYEIILEEDSEALDEVVVVGFGVQKKESLVSSIATVKGEELRMPTRSLSNNLAGQVPGLIAVQRSGEPGYDNAEFWIRGISSFAGGTSPLVLVDGVPRNMNDIEPDEIETFTLLKDAAATAIYGAEGANGVVIITSKRGKNQKTQISYRGEYSVLQPTRLPEFLGSADYMSLYNEALLNEGKQPVFSEDLIARYKSGQDPDLYPDVNWLDLLSNTTNNTRHTLNFRGGGEKARFFISGAYFSESGIFESNPVAEYDNNIGLKRYNLRSNVDFDVTKTTKLMVDLSGQYLETSYPGVGTSTIFQRMTIAPPHLFPMIFSDGSHASHPVPSGNRVNPYNLLMESGYAKEWRSSIQSKVAIEQDISVLTEGLKVRGVISYDANFNFNMNRTKTPAQYIAAGRDINGDLIFNQTINESPFGEPSESNSGNKNIYLETSINYNRTFDEKHAVGGMFLYYQKEQQLHNQALAFRKQAYIGRGTYTYDRRYSLEANFGLTGSETFAEGYRYGFFPAVGVSWIVENEQFMNNLKHVISGLKVRGSIGRTGNDNTGGERFLYRGTFTGGSGYPIGIGGSGALNGMGGYVEGRFAAPSLSWEIENKRNVGLELGLFEDRITFQADYFDNFRYNILLQRRTVSAATGFRQAPWQNYGKVSNKGIDASFNARKYFGEVLVSLRGNFTYAKNKIIEYDEIEQLYPWMNVTGTSLNTPNLYVAEGLYTYDDFDVTVENGTEVYTLKEGLPVSSLSSNNMPGDIRYKDLNGDGVINQFDQSRGLASPSVPEMIYGAGVNVEYKNFYINMFFQGAGKVSTVLGASNGQGFFPFSWGVDESSVRVDALNRWTQENPSQDVMFPRLRTSSYWHNRAESTWWLRDASFVRLKNAEIGYRFKKSLLQKIGVTTGRVYLMGNNIYVWDKIKMWDPEMGNANAGMNYPLPRTFTFGLEFTL from the coding sequence ATGCAATTATTGTACGATAACCTATTCCCGATGTTTCGGGGATCTGGGAGTGGTGTTCCCAAACTGTTAAAAATCATGAAATTACTGATGATATTGATGCTGGCTTTTCAAGTAGGTGTTTATGCATCCACAGAAGCACAGCAAATTACACTTTCTGCCAAAAACAAGTCATTGAAGGAGATTTTCAATGAAGTGACAGAGCAGTCCGGCTATGCTTTTTTTTATAGTGAATCGGATCTGAATGAATCAGGTAAGGTGAGCTTTAGCATTAAAAATGCAGATTTAGAAGACTTTTTAAAAGAGTTATTGACAAGCAAGGGCTTAGATTACCGTCTTCGTGGTGAAACCATTACGATAGTCAAGGCAGAAAACACTTTAGTTCAGCAAAGCGAAGAAAGGACTATACGCGGAGTGGTCAAAGACGCCAAAGGAATAACCATTCCTGGCGCCAACGTAATGGAGGTGGGGACCACAAATGGTGTGGCCACAGATATTGATGGATCTTTTAGCATCAATCTGATCACTAGTAACCCGAAAATCCGAGTGTCCTTTGTAGGATATGAGGTGACAGAAGTGGCCATCAAAGAGGAGGAATTCTACGAAATCATATTGGAGGAGGACTCGGAAGCTCTAGATGAAGTGGTAGTAGTGGGTTTTGGCGTTCAAAAGAAGGAAAGTCTTGTAAGTTCCATAGCTACTGTTAAGGGAGAAGAGCTCAGAATGCCAACAAGAAGTTTAAGTAATAACCTGGCAGGACAGGTTCCGGGTCTGATTGCTGTACAGCGCTCTGGGGAGCCAGGATACGATAATGCGGAGTTTTGGATCAGAGGTATCAGTTCATTTGCCGGAGGAACCAGTCCTTTGGTTTTGGTAGACGGTGTGCCTAGAAACATGAATGATATCGAACCTGATGAAATCGAAACCTTTACCTTATTGAAAGATGCTGCCGCCACGGCTATTTACGGTGCAGAGGGGGCCAATGGGGTAGTGATCATTACTTCCAAAAGAGGTAAGAACCAAAAGACCCAAATCAGTTATAGAGGAGAGTACAGTGTGCTTCAGCCAACAAGATTGCCAGAGTTTTTAGGTTCGGCAGATTATATGAGTCTTTATAATGAAGCCTTATTAAATGAAGGAAAGCAGCCCGTATTTAGTGAAGACCTGATTGCCCGCTACAAATCAGGCCAAGATCCTGACTTGTACCCTGATGTAAACTGGCTGGATTTACTGAGCAATACTACGAATAACACCCGTCATACGCTGAATTTTAGAGGAGGAGGAGAAAAGGCAAGGTTCTTTATTTCAGGTGCTTATTTTAGTGAAAGTGGCATTTTTGAATCCAATCCAGTTGCAGAATATGACAATAATATTGGTTTAAAGCGGTACAACTTAAGAAGTAATGTAGACTTTGATGTGACCAAAACCACTAAATTAATGGTGGATTTAAGTGGACAATATTTGGAAACCAGCTATCCAGGAGTGGGGACTAGTACTATTTTCCAAAGGATGACAATTGCTCCACCTCATTTGTTTCCCATGATTTTTTCCGATGGTTCACATGCCTCACATCCTGTTCCAAGTGGTAACCGAGTGAATCCTTATAATCTCTTAATGGAGTCGGGTTATGCAAAGGAGTGGAGAAGTAGTATTCAATCCAAGGTAGCTATAGAACAAGATATATCTGTTTTAACTGAAGGGCTTAAGGTAAGAGGAGTAATAAGTTATGATGCCAATTTTAACTTTAATATGAACCGCACCAAAACCCCAGCACAGTATATTGCTGCGGGGAGAGATATAAATGGTGATTTGATTTTTAATCAGACCATTAATGAAAGTCCCTTTGGAGAACCTTCTGAATCAAATAGTGGGAATAAAAATATCTATTTAGAAACCTCTATTAACTATAACCGGACTTTTGATGAAAAGCATGCCGTAGGTGGGATGTTTCTTTATTATCAAAAGGAACAGCAACTGCACAATCAGGCCTTGGCCTTTAGGAAACAGGCCTATATTGGTAGAGGAACCTATACCTATGATAGAAGGTATTCCTTGGAAGCCAATTTTGGACTTACAGGAAGTGAGACATTTGCGGAAGGTTATCGGTATGGTTTTTTCCCTGCAGTAGGGGTTTCGTGGATTGTTGAAAACGAGCAATTTATGAATAACCTAAAGCATGTGATTTCTGGTTTGAAGGTGCGAGGCTCTATTGGTCGAACTGGTAATGATAATACAGGTGGAGAGAGGTTTTTATATAGAGGGACTTTCACAGGTGGCTCAGGTTACCCGATAGGAATAGGAGGAAGTGGTGCGCTAAATGGTATGGGCGGGTATGTTGAAGGCCGGTTTGCTGCTCCATCTTTGTCTTGGGAAATCGAGAACAAGAGGAATGTTGGTTTAGAACTTGGTTTGTTTGAAGACAGAATTACTTTCCAAGCAGATTATTTTGATAATTTCAGGTATAATATTTTGCTCCAAAGAAGGACTGTTTCAGCAGCCACTGGTTTTAGGCAGGCACCTTGGCAAAATTATGGAAAAGTGTCCAATAAGGGGATTGATGCAAGCTTTAATGCCAGAAAATATTTTGGAGAGGTATTGGTAAGCTTGAGAGGTAACTTCACCTATGCCAAAAACAAAATCATTGAATATGATGAGATAGAGCAACTTTACCCTTGGATGAATGTTACAGGGACTAGTCTGAATACTCCAAACTTATATGTGGCGGAGGGATTATATACCTATGATGACTTTGATGTTACGGTAGAAAATGGAACAGAAGTATATACATTGAAGGAAGGGCTTCCGGTTTCATCCTTAAGTTCCAATAATATGCCAGGCGATATTAGATATAAGGATCTCAACGGGGATGGGGTCATTAATCAGTTTGACCAATCAAGAGGACTGGCATCACCATCTGTACCTGAGATGATTTATGGTGCAGGGGTCAATGTAGAGTATAAGAACTTCTATATTAATATGTTTTTCCAAGGAGCCGGAAAAGTTTCCACAGTTTTGGGGGCATCGAATGGTCAAGGCTTTTTCCCTTTCAGCTGGGGAGTAGATGAAAGTTCGGTAAGGGTAGATGCCCTTAATAGATGGACTCAGGAAAATCCTTCTCAGGATGTCATGTTTCCTAGACTTAGGACCTCTTCCTATTGGCATAATAGAGCGGAAAGCACTTGGTGGTTAAGAGATGCTAGTTTTGTTAGGCTGAAAAATGCGGAGATAGGCTATCGATTTAAAAAGAGCCTACTTCAAAAAATAGGAGTAACTACAGGTAGAGTCTATTTAATGGGCAATAATATTTATGTCTGGGACAAAATCAAAATGTGGGACCCTGAAATGGGCAATGCTAATGCGGGGATGAACTATCCATTACCGAGGACATTCACTTTTGGACTGGAGTTTACACTTTAA